The Lewinellaceae bacterium nucleotide sequence AGTGATTTGGGAGTTCTTTCAAGGTTGACCTATGCGGAAATGAGTATAGGTGATGAAAATGCAAAAGCTATAGTTGCTGAATCTGCTGTTAATCGTACCTCATTACCATTTGGAAGTTTCGAAAACCCTGAAGGAACTTTGGCTGGAGCTATAAATGTAGGTGGCGCATATGATGTTACTTCTTCAACGAGCCATAGAAATGATGAATTTCAAAATCCGTTTACTGCTAAAGAAAAGGGTGGTACAAGATCAAGTTTTAACGAAAATGCATGGGGTGCGAGTATAAATGCTGCTTATGGGGCTATTTGTGGAAGTAATATAGGAAATGGAGTTCATGTTTACCATTCTTCAAATTCATCTTTTAGAGATGGCCAATCAGGTTACAAAAAAATAAATTTAAATGTTAATCATCAAGGAATTAAAGGATTATGGAAGTTCGATTAATAATAATTTTTGTGGTTATTTTAGGAAGCTGTGGGAATAAATCAACCCAAAAACTTGAAGCTGATTTCAATAATCCAGTGGAACAATTAGAAGGAACTAATTTTTCCCCAGTTGATACAATAAAATTAGATTCGGCCTACTATTATTTTGAATATTTGAATAGCGAAAGGTTTTTAGTGAAATGGGGAAATTCTTTTTTTGAAAATTGTTCTCAAGACACTTTTGATATATTTTCAAATGGGTATTTGTCACATTTAGAATATAATAATAAATGGATCTTGCTTCAACAATCCTGTGGCACAAATTGTGTATTGAATGTAATATTGCCTTTGGTGCCAAATACAAAGGAGTTAAGCTTTATGCCCGTTGTTTATAATAATATTAACCGTGAAATTATTATTACCACGAAGAATCCTAGCAAGGGTGTTTTTGAAATTATTGATTTTGGTTCTAATACGCGAAAGGATGTTTTATTAAATAACTTATGTCCTGCTATAGACAAGTCAAGCTGTATTGACTCAATATCTATAAATGGGAATACATTGATATTTTTCTATGAAGGAAGTAAATGGAATGTTAGTAATCCAGACAAAAGATCTGAAGCTATTCGTTTAGGGTTTAAATAATAATTTTTTTATTTTCCCCCGATGGCATGAGAGTCATTATTGGAGATTTAGAATGGTCTCTCTGATGGGCGAAGCATGTCGACCAAAAAATAAAAAAGTCCGATCGGTTAAGCGTTTTCGCTTAAGCGGGCTATGCTTGCAGAGCTTTCAGCTCGGGCGTTATCAAATACATAAACAAAGAAACAAAAAGCCTGGCTGGTGCACCTCTGATTGCAGTAACTAAAAACTACCACCACCCGAGATCAAAATAATCAATCTTCCACCCAACGGGTTTTATTTTCAATTGGTTTCCGGCGTGGGTTGAAGGTCTCCTGTTCATGATATCCCATGTAGAACATTCCCAGGCAGCGCTGCCCCGGCCCGAGTTCCAGGAACTCATCCGCTTCAATAATCGCCTTTGGGGTACTCCAATAACAACCGATACCATAAGCCGAACAGGTGAGGTACATATTTTGCACGGCACAGGCCGTGGCGGCGATCTCTTCCCATTCCGGCAACCTTTCCGCTTCATCCCGCTGTATACAGATGGCAATAACGCAGGAAGACTGGAGTGGTTTCTCCATCGACTTAAGATATGCGGCTTCCAGGAATTTACTTGCTTCGGTATTGGCTTTGTAATGTTCTCCCAGATAATCGGAAAGTCTTTTCAACCCATCTTCCCTGAAAACGACAAAACGCCAGGGTTCCGTTTGTTTGTGATTGGGTGCCCAATTGGCATTCTCCAAAACCTGCTCGATGATCTCCCTGGGAATGGGTTTATCAATATAGGAGATTGGGAAAACCGACCTGCGGTTCCTGAGCAATTCATTTACTTTTTCCGGTGATAAAGGCATGGCTTGTATTGATTAATCTACATGAACAAATGTTCAATGTAAATACCCCATTGAAAAAAAAGTTCAATTTTTTTTAAACATTTGTGACTTTCCAAAATATGTCCGTCTGAATAAGCAACAACACAAACAAACACACACACATTTCTACAACAACATTTATATAGGGGGCAAATAACTTACTATGAGAATCCCCGGCCGGCAGTTTTTGCGGCCATAATCCCACGAACGTTTTTCGAGCATTGCTCACCCATTACATTTTTAATTTTTGTTCAAAAGATCATCCCTTAAACCGTTAATCCCAATCCCTCCTGCCAACCCAAAGACGGCAGGTACCGAAAACTGGTGGAGGAAATTCCTCCACCCTTTTGCCTGGACGACCATAGTCAACATACATGTCCTAATTTAGCCGGGTAGGGCTCCTCCCTACCCGGTTTTTTTATGCCCGTAATAAGCCATTGAATTTTTCCAAAATTGTAAAAAGAGCTATCAGACAAAAAACATGAGTCATCTTACCTTATCTTTCTCCGTTAATCTTCAATAATAGCGTCATCGATGATCTCATCGCCATCGCCGTCCAGATCATCAAACCCGGTAGCTTTTCCTTCTGCTTTTTTCGGCTTAAAATCCGGATTTTTTTCGATTTTCATATCACCCGTTTTTCCGCCTTCATTATGATAATCTCCTTTTGCAAAACGTTCGGCCTTTTCAAAAAAGCTGTCCTTTCCCTTGAGCAGGCTGTCTTTTACATCCGGTGCTTTTTTAACGGGATCAGCATCCTGAACCTTATCGGCAAGGTCGCTTTCCATTTTCTTCGCATCTTCAATGACATCATCCATGGATTCTTTTTTAGCTTCCTCCTGGGCTTTATTGACCAGGTCCTCTGCTTTGTCCATCATGGAACTACCGGCTTCTTTGGCTCGTTTCCATAGCTCACCTCCTTTTTCGAGTACCTTTTCTCCCACGTCTTCGGCCACATCCAAAACTTTACCTCCTACTTTTTCAGAAGCATCCAGGACTTTGCTGCCTACCTCGTCTGAAACTTCCATCACTTTTTCACGCACGCCGCTGGTTTTGTCCATAAACTTATCGCCCAGCTCTCCCGCTGCATCTTTTATCTTTTTGCCCGCTTCGATGGCTGAATCTTTGAAAGTACTCCCGGCCTTTTCAGGATCTCCTTCCATCGGAGCTTCAAAATTTAGTGGGCCGTCCTCTTTTGGCGGATCATTTTTAGCGGCGATCTTTTCCGTCACGTCTTCCACGAAACCTTTTGCCTTTTCGCTCATCCGAGAAGCTTCTTCATAAATTTTTTCGACCACATCCTCTGATTTGTCCATTGCTTTCTGGTAGATTTCGCCGGCTTTTTCCACTGCATCACCGGATACTTCCTCGGCTTTATCTTTTACTTTCTTAAAAGCTTCCCCGGTTTTTTCGACCAGTTCATCCCCGGTTTCTTTGGCCTTGTCTACAGCTTTATCAGCGGCTGATTTCGAAACGGATTTGGCAGCAAAAAATAGTTTTTTGAATTCATCTAAAACTCCCATGGTTTATTTTTTTTATTTACAATTACCGGCCCTGCCTTTCTCTGGAGAAGCGAGACCAAAAAATATTTTTCAACACTTTGGATACAATCCAAAATAACTCAGACAAGTTAAGCATTTTTGCAGGCAGATGGCAATTTTTTCGATGAAATGCCCTAGAAAAACTATTTTTGAAAAAATAGGCTTTCTACAGCCATTCGCCTTCCATGGTTTTATCCTCGATATGGAGAAATTTTTCAATCTCCTGTTCGATGAATCGACCTTGCTCCATGGTTTTCAACCCTCTCATTATTTTGATAGGTTTTTCCATTCCTTCCTGTTTTACCAACACGGCAAAAGCATAATCCGGCCGGCCATTGGTCTTACTGGCTTCATAGCGCTCCACATATACCTGTTCAATGGATTTGGATGGAATATCCTTCGTTTTATAAAAAGGCATAGGCAGGGGTTTATGCTCAACGGTCAGTGACCATTGCGAAACTCCAATATAGGTTTTATTTAAAAGGACTGCAACAAGGTAGTAGATCAGTCCAACCCCGATCACGATATGGAACCCCATAGGCAGTAAAAATCCATAACTCCCGGAAGCCAGGGCAACAACGAGAAATATCGAAATAAAGCCGTTCCAGAAAATCGTAAAAAACAGGAAGAATTTAAAATTCGAAGAAGACTTCCTCCAACTGATCTCC carries:
- a CDS encoding nitroreductase — translated: MPLSPEKVNELLRNRRSVFPISYIDKPIPREIIEQVLENANWAPNHKQTEPWRFVVFREDGLKRLSDYLGEHYKANTEASKFLEAAYLKSMEKPLQSSCVIAICIQRDEAERLPEWEEIAATACAVQNMYLTCSAYGIGCYWSTPKAIIEADEFLELGPGQRCLGMFYMGYHEQETFNPRRKPIENKTRWVED